One segment of Deinococcus metalli DNA contains the following:
- a CDS encoding CAP domain-containing protein, whose amino-acid sequence MFRCAPVLSVLAALLGLCSAAHAQLPDVTTQALAALPWPLAANEPVTDALTFALVVQQDFQACGQDARPDPRLNDLAGRMLRGFKIDRAAFTAAGLPVKAAGMVLVPKLTSWEKVRDSLANQCGNRVGYPRYGVAVDGTRAALVYARPAELDLSARATWNAAMLSGLNEARRQGQRCGDTLYPGVGPLTADATLAQAATQQVTELPQYNYRGHVNPVTGSTPPTRAQAAGWPDAEVAETLAYDALTPDEAVRALLDSPPHCRIIMDARWRRVGVDENNGLPGTVFTTYWAQVYGR is encoded by the coding sequence ATGTTCCGCTGCGCCCCTGTCCTCTCCGTCCTTGCCGCCCTGCTCGGCCTGTGTTCTGCGGCCCACGCGCAGCTTCCGGACGTGACGACGCAGGCGCTGGCCGCGCTGCCGTGGCCGCTCGCAGCGAACGAGCCCGTCACGGACGCCCTGACCTTCGCCCTGGTGGTGCAGCAGGACTTCCAGGCCTGCGGGCAGGACGCACGCCCCGATCCGCGCCTGAACGACCTCGCAGGCCGGATGCTGCGCGGCTTCAAGATCGACCGCGCCGCCTTCACGGCCGCCGGGCTGCCGGTCAAGGCGGCCGGCATGGTGCTCGTGCCGAAACTGACGAGCTGGGAGAAGGTGCGCGACTCGCTGGCGAACCAGTGTGGGAACCGGGTGGGTTACCCGCGCTACGGCGTGGCCGTGGACGGAACGCGCGCGGCGCTGGTGTACGCCCGCCCCGCCGAACTCGACCTGAGCGCGAGGGCCACGTGGAACGCCGCCATGCTAAGCGGCCTGAACGAGGCCCGCCGCCAGGGCCAGCGCTGCGGCGACACGCTGTATCCGGGGGTGGGGCCGCTGACCGCGGACGCCACCCTGGCGCAGGCGGCCACGCAGCAGGTCACGGAACTGCCGCAGTACAACTACCGGGGCCACGTCAACCCCGTGACCGGCAGCACGCCGCCCACGCGCGCCCAGGCCGCCGGCTGGCCGGACGCCGAGGTCGCCGAGACACTCGCCTACGACGCCCTGACGCCCGATGAGGCGGTGCGGGCGCTGCTGGACAGCCCGCCGCACTGCCGGATCATCATGGACGCCCGCTGGAGGCGCGTGGGCGTGGACGAGAACAACGGCCTGCCCGGCACCGTGTTCACCACCTACTGGGCGCAGGTGTACGGGCGGTAA
- a CDS encoding ABC transporter permease subunit, which yields MTADRAWLELWQHALADHRRAWLGWSAGLLAYTLLVLAFYPTVKNDPSVNEIVQNLPDALKALFGTDFTSPAGYMGGRLYSLMPALLSVYAGLTGAALIAGDEGRGWLEGPLAQPVSRGALLLGRTLALLTLLLALGGVLFVASWGLGQVFQAPLPASRVLETSALFTLGAWVFGALALAVGAATGRPGLAAGVGAGLGVGLMVLHTLSAQVPALRDAAWLNPWTVPLRDAPLTHAVSPAPLIACAVVGLVLVGLARPLFTRRDIGG from the coding sequence ATGACCGCTGACCGGGCGTGGCTGGAGCTGTGGCAGCACGCGCTGGCCGACCACCGCCGCGCGTGGCTGGGCTGGTCGGCGGGCCTGTTGGCATACACGCTGCTGGTGCTCGCGTTCTACCCCACGGTGAAGAACGACCCCAGTGTGAACGAGATCGTGCAGAACCTCCCAGACGCCCTGAAGGCGCTGTTCGGCACGGACTTCACCAGCCCGGCGGGATACATGGGTGGGCGGCTGTACTCGCTGATGCCGGCGCTGCTCAGCGTGTATGCAGGCCTGACCGGCGCCGCCCTGATCGCCGGGGACGAGGGGCGCGGGTGGCTGGAGGGGCCGCTGGCGCAGCCGGTGTCACGGGGCGCGCTGCTGCTGGGACGCACGCTGGCCCTGCTGACGCTGCTGCTCGCGCTGGGCGGCGTGCTGTTCGTGGCGAGCTGGGGGCTGGGCCAGGTGTTCCAGGCCCCGCTGCCGGCCAGTCGGGTGCTGGAGACCAGCGCGCTGTTCACGCTGGGCGCGTGGGTGTTCGGGGCGCTCGCCCTCGCAGTGGGCGCGGCGACCGGCCGGCCGGGCCTCGCGGCGGGCGTCGGGGCGGGTCTGGGCGTGGGCCTGATGGTGCTGCACACCCTCAGCGCCCAGGTGCCCGCGCTGCGGGACGCCGCGTGGCTGAACCCATGGACGGTACCGCTGCGAGACGCGCCGCTGACGCACGCGGTCAGTCCCGCGCCTCTGATCGCATGCGCCGTGGTGGGCCTCGTGCTGGTCGGGCTGGCCCGGCCCCTGTTCACGCGGCGGGACATCGGCGGCTGA
- a CDS encoding ABC transporter ATP-binding protein, whose product MNAIETSGLGKEYAPGVGLRPMTLEVAPGEIFGFLGPNGAGKTTAIRTLLGFLRPTAGSARILGHDVWRGREAVHARVGYLPGEIKLRPEWTAGEVIRRAAALRGQHDLAHSLTVARRLALDVTRRVGTLSKGNRQKVGLCAALAARADVLILDEPTDGLDPLAQDTVLALLREARSEGRTVFLSSHVLTEVERVADRVGLIRAGDLVRVDDLAALTAGLPQRVSVHFAASPTRDFTALPGLTDVVREGHELHANWRGAPGDLLRALADEELSAFSVTPPTLEDAFLGEYRGTGHDR is encoded by the coding sequence GTGAACGCCATCGAGACCAGCGGTCTGGGCAAGGAGTACGCGCCGGGCGTGGGGCTGCGGCCCATGACCCTGGAGGTCGCGCCCGGCGAGATCTTCGGGTTCCTGGGGCCGAACGGTGCGGGCAAGACCACCGCCATCCGCACGCTGCTCGGCTTCCTGCGGCCGACCGCCGGATCGGCCCGCATCCTGGGCCACGACGTGTGGCGTGGGCGCGAGGCCGTACATGCCCGCGTGGGCTACCTGCCGGGCGAGATCAAGCTGCGGCCCGAGTGGACGGCGGGCGAGGTGATCCGCCGCGCGGCCGCCCTGCGCGGCCAGCACGACCTGGCGCACAGCCTGACCGTGGCGCGGCGGCTGGCGCTGGACGTGACCCGGCGGGTGGGCACCCTCAGCAAGGGCAACCGGCAGAAGGTGGGCCTGTGCGCCGCCCTCGCGGCCCGCGCGGACGTGTTGATCCTGGACGAGCCGACCGACGGCCTCGATCCCCTGGCGCAGGACACGGTGCTGGCGCTGCTGCGGGAAGCGCGCTCGGAGGGCCGCACGGTGTTCCTGTCCAGCCACGTCCTGACCGAGGTGGAGCGCGTGGCGGACCGCGTGGGCCTGATCCGCGCGGGCGACCTCGTGCGGGTGGACGACCTCGCCGCCCTGACCGCCGGCCTGCCACAGCGCGTGAGCGTGCACTTCGCCGCGTCCCCCACCCGCGACTTCACGGCGCTGCCCGGCCTGACGGACGTGGTTAGAGAAGGGCACGAGCTGCACGCGAACTGGCGAGGCGCGCCCGGTGACCTCCTGCGCGCGCTGGCGGACGAGGAGCTTTCCGCCTTCAGCGTCACGCCGCCCACCCTGGAGGACGCCTTCCTGGGCGAGTACCGGGGGACCGGCCATGACCGCTGA
- a CDS encoding GbsR/MarR family transcriptional regulator: MDEPLQFIERAGVLLEMIGMPRISGRVLGALLCAPPGGHTAAELSSLLQSSRAGVGTGLKHLTLMGLIEHAPNPGERADRFRVKPNAWATLTEQGNRKLDTLVRLADEGLAALPPGGDPGPLREMAAFYRLWLRLFPSVLAEWHRAKEEST, from the coding sequence ATGGATGAACCGCTGCAGTTCATCGAGCGGGCGGGGGTGCTGCTGGAAATGATCGGGATGCCGCGCATCTCCGGGCGGGTGCTGGGCGCGCTGCTGTGTGCGCCGCCGGGCGGGCACACCGCCGCCGAGCTGAGCAGTCTGCTGCAATCCAGCCGCGCGGGTGTCGGCACCGGCCTGAAGCACCTCACGCTGATGGGGCTGATCGAGCACGCCCCGAATCCCGGCGAGCGCGCCGACCGTTTCCGCGTGAAACCGAACGCGTGGGCCACCCTGACCGAGCAGGGCAACCGCAAGCTGGACACACTGGTGCGGCTGGCCGACGAGGGCCTGGCCGCTCTGCCGCCGGGCGGCGATCCGGGGCCGCTGCGCGAGATGGCAGCGTTCTACCGCCTGTGGCTGCGGCTGTTCCCGTCGGTGCTGGCCGAGTGGCACCGCGCGAAGGAGGAGTCCACGTGA
- a CDS encoding aminotransferase class V-fold PLP-dependent enzyme, which produces MTRTAPAPLAPAPTADLPAYTPLNRARLIAPGPVEVAPDVLLQLAQPQMHHRAAEGIAKLMEARAQLTQLLGDPYDAVITTTSGTGAFEGALISTTPPGATVVNAQAGKFSERWGEMARRFGYDTRIVAQPWGGVLDPDEVADAAKDAHTLLITHSETSTGALHDLQAIAAAARAQNPDLIIIADCITSYGVAELRPAAWGVDVIVSGSQKGTATPPGLGFVLFSPEVQERLIRNPEKGFYLDMTRELAGQKAGSTPQTPAINLIYALSTALERLLAVPLEVLWAEQRCKTDALIAAGTVLGAPAWAARTSPAVAVLTPPDGLTGRQVAARLAAMGQRALAGQAPHEDTVFRVSTMGYADRYDALAIAGVLEDAFAGLGVKVERGAAVQAAWAALKD; this is translated from the coding sequence ATGACCCGCACCGCGCCCGCTCCGCTGGCCCCCGCGCCGACCGCCGACCTGCCTGCGTACACGCCCCTGAACCGCGCCCGCCTGATCGCGCCCGGCCCGGTCGAGGTGGCGCCGGACGTGCTGCTGCAACTCGCACAGCCGCAGATGCACCACCGCGCCGCAGAAGGCATCGCCAAGCTGATGGAGGCCCGCGCGCAGCTCACGCAGTTGCTGGGCGACCCCTACGACGCCGTGATCACCACCACGTCCGGCACCGGGGCCTTCGAGGGCGCGCTGATCAGCACCACGCCGCCCGGCGCCACCGTGGTGAACGCCCAGGCGGGCAAGTTCAGCGAACGCTGGGGCGAGATGGCCCGGCGCTTCGGCTACGACACCCGGATTGTCGCCCAGCCCTGGGGCGGCGTGCTCGACCCGGACGAGGTCGCGGACGCCGCGAAGGACGCGCATACCCTGCTGATCACGCACAGCGAGACCAGCACCGGCGCGCTGCACGACCTCCAAGCCATCGCGGCGGCGGCCCGCGCGCAGAACCCCGATCTCATCATCATCGCGGACTGCATCACGTCATACGGCGTGGCGGAACTGCGGCCCGCCGCGTGGGGCGTGGACGTGATCGTGTCGGGCAGCCAGAAGGGCACCGCCACGCCGCCCGGCCTGGGTTTCGTGCTGTTCAGCCCCGAGGTGCAGGAGCGCCTGATCAGGAACCCGGAAAAGGGCTTCTATCTCGACATGACGCGCGAGTTGGCGGGCCAGAAGGCCGGCAGCACCCCGCAGACGCCGGCCATCAACCTGATCTATGCGCTGTCCACCGCGCTCGAGCGCCTGCTGGCCGTGCCGCTGGAGGTGCTGTGGGCCGAGCAGCGCTGCAAGACCGACGCGCTGATCGCCGCCGGCACCGTCCTGGGCGCGCCCGCGTGGGCAGCGCGCACCAGCCCCGCGGTCGCCGTGCTCACCCCGCCCGATGGCCTCACCGGCCGGCAGGTCGCCGCGCGCCTCGCCGCGATGGGCCAGCGGGCGCTGGCCGGCCAGGCCCCACACGAGGACACGGTGTTCCGAGTGAGCACCATGGGCTATGCCGACCGCTACGACGCCCTGGCGATCGCCGGGGTGCTGGAGGACGCCTTCGCCGGCCTGGGTGTGAAGGTCGAGCGGGGCGCGGCCGTGCAGGCGGCGTGGGCCGCGCTGAAGGACTGA
- a CDS encoding tripartite tricarboxylate transporter permease produces the protein MDALHSLFAGFGTAMTPLNLLWALIGVTLGTLVGVLPGIGPALTVALLLPVTAKLPAVSAFIMFAGIYYGGMFGGSTTSILLNTPGESSSIITALEGNKMARRGRAAAALATAAIGSFVAGTIGTVLLTFFAPAIADIAVQIPPSAKFALIMLAFVTISATFGGSPLRGLISLFFGLAIGLIGTDSQSGQARFTLGRPELLDGIDFITVVIGLFAIGETLYVASRFRKTQDVIKLEGGATMNRDDWRRSWKPWLRGTALGFPFGAIPAGGAEIPTFLSYTLEKRLSKHPEEFGKGAIEGVAGPEAANNASAAGVLVPLLTLGLPTSATAAILLAAFQQYGLQPGPLLFLTNADLVWGLIASLYIGNVMLLLLNLPLAPIWARLLLIPRPYLYAGILVFSTVGVYSLNNSVFDLFLLALFGVIGYGMRRFDFPVTPAIIGVVLGPTAESFFRTALQQSNGDATIFLRSPLTVFILLIVLLALVVPPVLRARARRAAPTA, from the coding sequence ATGGACGCCCTGCACTCCCTGTTCGCGGGCTTCGGCACCGCCATGACGCCGCTGAACCTGCTGTGGGCGCTGATCGGCGTGACCCTGGGCACGCTGGTCGGCGTGCTGCCCGGCATCGGCCCGGCCCTGACGGTGGCGCTGCTGCTGCCCGTGACCGCCAAGCTGCCAGCCGTCAGCGCGTTCATCATGTTCGCCGGCATCTACTACGGCGGCATGTTCGGCGGCTCCACCACCTCGATCCTGCTGAACACGCCCGGCGAGTCCAGCTCGATCATCACGGCGCTGGAGGGCAACAAGATGGCCCGCCGGGGCCGCGCGGCCGCCGCGCTCGCCACCGCCGCCATCGGGTCGTTCGTGGCCGGCACCATCGGGACGGTGCTGCTGACGTTCTTCGCGCCGGCCATCGCGGACATCGCCGTGCAGATTCCGCCCAGCGCCAAGTTCGCCCTGATCATGCTGGCGTTCGTGACGATCAGCGCGACCTTCGGCGGCTCTCCGCTGCGCGGCCTGATCAGCCTGTTCTTCGGTCTCGCCATCGGCCTGATCGGCACCGACTCGCAGAGCGGCCAGGCACGCTTCACGCTGGGCCGCCCGGAGCTGCTCGACGGCATCGACTTCATCACGGTCGTGATCGGTCTGTTCGCCATCGGGGAGACGCTGTACGTCGCCAGCCGCTTCCGCAAGACCCAGGACGTCATCAAGCTCGAGGGCGGCGCCACCATGAACCGCGACGACTGGCGGCGCTCGTGGAAGCCGTGGCTGCGCGGCACGGCGCTGGGCTTTCCCTTCGGCGCCATTCCCGCCGGCGGCGCCGAGATTCCCACGTTCCTGAGCTACACCCTGGAAAAACGCCTCAGCAAGCACCCGGAGGAGTTCGGCAAGGGCGCCATCGAGGGCGTGGCCGGGCCGGAAGCGGCGAACAACGCCTCGGCTGCGGGGGTGCTGGTGCCGCTGCTGACCCTGGGCCTGCCGACCAGCGCGACCGCCGCGATCCTGCTGGCCGCGTTCCAGCAGTACGGCCTGCAACCGGGGCCGCTGCTGTTCCTCACGAACGCCGACCTAGTGTGGGGCCTGATCGCCTCGCTGTACATCGGCAACGTCATGCTGCTGCTGCTGAACCTGCCGCTCGCTCCCATCTGGGCGCGGCTGCTGCTGATTCCCCGCCCATACCTGTACGCCGGCATCCTGGTGTTCAGCACGGTCGGCGTGTACTCGCTGAACAACTCGGTGTTCGACCTGTTCCTGCTCGCGCTGTTCGGCGTGATCGGCTACGGCATGCGCCGCTTCGACTTCCCGGTCACGCCCGCCATCATCGGCGTGGTGCTGGGGCCGACAGCCGAGTCGTTCTTCCGCACCGCCCTGCAGCAGAGCAACGGCGACGCCACGATCTTCCTGCGCAGCCCGCTGACGGTGTTCATCCTGCTGATCGTGCTGCTCGCGCTGGTCGTGCCGCCGGTCCTGCGGGCGCGCGCGCGCCGGGCGGCCCCGACCGCCTGA
- a CDS encoding tripartite tricarboxylate transporter TctB family protein: MSDPTPPLSRAPRSGVSVPDLLVALGVTIVGALLLFGAFAIPFGINAVVGPRVFPLIVGGGTLLLGVILTALTLRGDRAEPSAEEDTDPDAPADLSSPGVILGGFLLGSVLLAPLGFVIGTAVMYFSVAFAFGERRYALMTAISLIVALVTYVVFTRGLGLSLPAGVLKGLL; this comes from the coding sequence ATGTCTGACCCCACTCCGCCCCTTTCCCGTGCTCCGCGCTCCGGCGTGAGCGTCCCGGACCTGCTGGTCGCGCTGGGCGTCACCATCGTCGGCGCGCTGCTGCTGTTCGGCGCCTTCGCCATTCCCTTCGGGATCAACGCGGTCGTCGGGCCGCGCGTGTTCCCGCTGATCGTCGGGGGCGGCACGCTACTGCTGGGCGTGATCCTGACCGCGCTGACGCTGCGCGGCGACCGCGCCGAACCGTCCGCCGAGGAGGACACGGACCCGGACGCGCCCGCCGACCTGAGCAGCCCCGGCGTGATCCTGGGCGGCTTCCTGCTGGGCAGCGTGCTGCTGGCCCCGCTGGGCTTCGTGATCGGCACCGCCGTCATGTACTTCAGCGTGGCCTTCGCCTTCGGGGAGCGCCGCTACGCCCTGATGACCGCGATCTCGCTGATCGTGGCGCTCGTGACCTACGTGGTGTTCACGCGCGGCCTGGGCCTGAGCCTGCCGGCGGGCGTGCTGAAAGGACTGCTGTAA
- a CDS encoding Bug family tripartite tricarboxylate transporter substrate binding protein has product MNAKKTLLALSALLLIAPTTLAQGLSNVRIMAPAAPGGGWDQTSRAIQTVMQDEGIVKPVTVFNVPGAGGTIGLAQLYNAKGDGSQMMTMGLVMVGAILTNSSKVDLSRVTPLARLTGEYEVLVVPASSPYKTMKDFAAAWKSNNGLAVAGGSAGGTDHILLGLLAKANGIDPKKMNYVPFSGGGEALAAVLGNQVAGAIAGYGEFEAQIKAGRLRAIGISAPKRQAGIDAPTFKEQGFNVELANWRGIVAAPGVSAADRDAMIAALNKMHATKAWQDTLKTRNWTDLYMSGSKYSLFLKVEAARVKGILQDIGLVK; this is encoded by the coding sequence ATGAACGCCAAGAAGACCCTTCTGGCCCTGTCCGCCCTGCTGCTGATCGCCCCCACCACCCTGGCTCAGGGCCTGTCGAACGTGCGCATCATGGCGCCCGCCGCGCCCGGCGGCGGCTGGGACCAGACCAGCCGCGCCATCCAGACCGTCATGCAGGACGAGGGCATCGTCAAGCCCGTCACGGTGTTCAACGTGCCTGGCGCGGGCGGCACCATCGGCCTGGCGCAGCTGTACAACGCCAAGGGCGACGGCAGCCAGATGATGACCATGGGCCTGGTGATGGTGGGCGCGATCCTCACGAACTCCAGCAAGGTCGACCTGAGCCGCGTGACCCCGCTGGCCCGCCTGACCGGCGAGTACGAGGTTCTGGTCGTGCCGGCCAGCAGCCCCTACAAGACCATGAAGGACTTCGCCGCCGCATGGAAGTCCAACAACGGCCTGGCAGTCGCCGGCGGCAGCGCGGGCGGCACCGACCACATCCTGCTGGGCCTGCTCGCCAAGGCGAACGGCATCGACCCCAAGAAGATGAACTACGTGCCGTTCAGCGGCGGCGGCGAGGCCCTGGCGGCCGTGCTGGGCAACCAGGTCGCGGGCGCCATCGCCGGCTACGGCGAGTTCGAGGCGCAGATCAAGGCCGGGCGCCTGCGCGCCATCGGCATCTCGGCGCCCAAGCGCCAGGCCGGGATCGACGCACCGACCTTCAAGGAGCAGGGCTTCAACGTGGAACTCGCCAACTGGCGCGGCATCGTGGCCGCCCCCGGCGTGAGCGCCGCCGACCGCGACGCCATGATCGCGGCCCTGAACAAGATGCACGCGACCAAGGCGTGGCAGGATACGCTGAAGACCCGCAACTGGACCGACCTGTACATGAGCGGCAGCAAGTACTCGCTGTTCCTGAAGGTCGAGGCGGCGCGCGTCAAGGGCATCCTGCAGGACATCGGCCTCGTGAAGTAA
- a CDS encoding ATP-binding protein gives MTAFRLPRSGLQGRLVRWHLLVLCGMTALLLGVQTLHLYGEARDRLGERAMTTSRIVATLPEVVRAAEAGNQDAALNAEVNAMRVQAEADFIVVGDRRGIRLVHPLQDRLGKPMEGGDNDEPLSGREVISVARGSLGVSVRGKVPIWTGAQPGTQVVGVVSTGYLMPQAWHLVGEALVSLLPWILLALGLGTLGAVWAARRLRAEILNLEPEEIAALARQQRAVLAALREGVIAVDRGGQITLASARAADMLLVPSTPVPLARVWPELADLSPGHARQQNLELQLRGQPYLVNVEPLDGGGLDGGGFIVGFRNRAEVLALADELTHARGFVDVLRAQTHEYQNRLHVLSGLLQLGRHEEALRVLNAEIRADAEFRQLLRDVQVPRLVALLAGKRERAQELGIDFQVAEGSMLSPVWERHADTLVTAVGNLTENAFEALAGQPGVVTVLIGEDPDGVQVEVEDTGPGVAPNVQERLYTRGASSKGEGRGYGLAGVQARVQALGGQLRYVRRSGRTVFQVSLPPPTSRAPGAAPLEVGA, from the coding sequence ATGACTGCCTTCCGCCTTCCCCGTTCCGGCCTGCAGGGCCGGCTGGTGCGCTGGCACCTGCTCGTGCTGTGCGGCATGACGGCCCTGCTGCTGGGCGTGCAGACCCTGCACCTGTACGGCGAGGCGCGTGACCGGCTGGGCGAGCGCGCCATGACCACCAGCCGCATCGTGGCGACGCTGCCCGAGGTCGTGCGCGCGGCCGAGGCGGGCAACCAGGACGCCGCCCTGAACGCCGAGGTCAACGCCATGCGCGTGCAGGCCGAGGCGGATTTCATCGTGGTGGGTGACCGCCGCGGCATCCGCCTGGTGCACCCCCTGCAGGACCGCCTGGGCAAACCCATGGAGGGCGGCGACAACGACGAGCCGCTGTCGGGCCGCGAGGTGATCTCGGTCGCGCGCGGCAGCCTGGGCGTCAGCGTACGCGGCAAGGTGCCCATCTGGACGGGCGCGCAGCCCGGCACGCAGGTGGTGGGCGTGGTCAGCACCGGCTACCTGATGCCCCAGGCGTGGCACCTCGTCGGTGAGGCGCTGGTCAGCCTGCTGCCGTGGATCCTGCTCGCGCTGGGCCTGGGCACGCTGGGCGCTGTGTGGGCCGCGCGGCGGCTGCGCGCCGAGATCCTGAATCTGGAGCCCGAGGAGATCGCGGCGCTGGCCAGGCAGCAGCGGGCGGTGCTGGCCGCGCTGCGCGAGGGCGTGATCGCGGTCGACCGCGGCGGGCAGATCACGCTGGCGAGCGCGCGCGCCGCCGACATGCTGCTCGTGCCGTCCACGCCGGTGCCTCTGGCGCGGGTGTGGCCGGAACTCGCGGACCTCAGCCCCGGTCACGCCCGCCAGCAGAACCTGGAACTGCAATTGCGCGGCCAGCCGTACCTCGTGAACGTCGAGCCGCTCGACGGCGGCGGCCTCGACGGCGGGGGCTTCATCGTGGGCTTCCGCAACCGCGCCGAGGTGCTGGCCCTGGCGGACGAACTCACGCACGCGCGCGGCTTTGTGGACGTGCTGCGCGCCCAGACGCACGAGTACCAGAACCGCCTGCACGTGCTGTCGGGCCTGCTGCAACTGGGCCGGCACGAGGAGGCGCTGCGCGTGCTGAACGCCGAGATCCGCGCCGACGCCGAGTTCCGGCAGCTGCTGCGCGACGTGCAGGTGCCGCGGCTGGTCGCGCTGCTGGCCGGCAAGCGCGAGCGGGCGCAGGAACTCGGCATCGACTTCCAGGTCGCGGAGGGCAGCATGCTCTCCCCGGTGTGGGAACGGCACGCGGACACGCTGGTCACGGCGGTCGGCAACCTGACCGAGAACGCCTTCGAGGCGCTGGCCGGCCAGCCCGGCGTGGTCACGGTCCTGATCGGTGAGGACCCGGACGGCGTGCAGGTCGAGGTCGAGGACACCGGGCCCGGCGTGGCGCCCAACGTGCAGGAGCGGCTCTACACCCGCGGCGCGAGCAGCAAGGGCGAGGGCCGCGGCTACGGGCTGGCAGGCGTACAGGCGCGTGTGCAGGCGCTGGGTGGGCAACTGCGCTACGTGCGCCGCAGCGGCCGCACCGTCTTCCAGGTGAGCCTGCCGCCCCCCACCAGCCGCGCGCCCGGCGCTGCGCCGCTGGAGGTGGGAGCATGA
- a CDS encoding response regulator: MTGRTPSVRVLLVEDDQRVARVNRDLLERDPEVHVVGSAATCAQGDALAQALNPDLILLDVHLPDGSGLGLLRHWRSVGRTTDVALITAADDEASVRLALAHGAFDYLIKPFTGARLADLLARHRARRLPPAPGPALPRLDQGSLDRLLGVQGRGVEPLPRGVDPHTLERVAQALGGAGEGVSAEDVGERLGLSRVTAWRYLEHLVRSGRATLEHQYGHSGRPAKLYTARPGPADPER, encoded by the coding sequence ATGACCGGCCGCACGCCCAGCGTGCGCGTACTGCTGGTCGAGGACGACCAGCGGGTGGCGCGGGTCAACCGCGATCTGCTGGAACGCGACCCGGAGGTGCACGTGGTCGGGAGCGCGGCCACCTGCGCGCAGGGCGACGCGCTGGCACAGGCGCTGAACCCCGACCTGATCCTGCTGGACGTGCACCTGCCCGATGGCAGCGGCCTGGGTCTGCTGCGTCACTGGCGCTCGGTGGGCCGCACCACCGACGTCGCGCTGATCACCGCCGCCGACGATGAGGCCAGCGTCCGCCTGGCCCTGGCGCACGGCGCCTTTGACTATCTGATCAAGCCCTTCACCGGCGCGCGGCTGGCCGACCTGCTGGCCCGCCACCGGGCGCGACGGCTGCCGCCCGCGCCGGGCCCGGCCCTGCCGCGCCTCGACCAGGGCAGCCTCGACCGGCTGCTGGGCGTGCAGGGTCGGGGTGTGGAGCCGCTGCCGCGCGGCGTCGACCCCCACACCCTGGAGCGCGTCGCGCAGGCGCTGGGCGGCGCCGGCGAGGGCGTGAGCGCCGAAGACGTCGGCGAGCGGCTGGGCCTGAGCCGTGTGACCGCGTGGCGCTACCTCGAGCACCTCGTGCGCAGCGGCCGCGCCACCCTGGAACACCAGTACGGCCACTCCGGGCGCCCGGCGAAGCTGTACACCGCCCGCCCCGGCCCGGCCGATCCCGAGCGCTGA
- a CDS encoding inorganic diphosphatase: MGTEWAGVVEWSAGTVERWVWQGGRVVPYRTEPRPAPVNYGCVPGTLNPADGAEVDAVWLGDPLPVGARPVGRPVGLLHLRDGDHKVIFGHVDAGLDGLLAWFPPERGAAVQNAGAAQAWLLTTVR; encoded by the coding sequence GTGGGCACCGAGTGGGCGGGCGTGGTGGAGTGGTCGGCCGGCACCGTGGAGCGCTGGGTGTGGCAGGGTGGGCGCGTGGTGCCGTACCGCACCGAGCCGCGGCCCGCCCCCGTGAACTACGGCTGTGTGCCCGGCACCCTGAACCCAGCCGACGGCGCCGAGGTGGACGCCGTGTGGCTGGGCGACCCCCTGCCCGTCGGCGCGCGGCCCGTGGGCCGGCCGGTGGGCCTGCTGCACCTGCGTGACGGCGACCACAAGGTGATCTTCGGCCACGTGGACGCGGGGCTGGACGGCCTGCTCGCGTGGTTTCCGCCGGAGCGCGGCGCGGCCGTCCAGAACGCCGGGGCGGCCCAGGCGTGGCTGCTCACGACTGTGCGGTGA